The DNA segment GCTGTCTCCGTCGCCGGCCCGTTCGGCGACGCCTATTACCAAGGAAACACGGACGCGGTCGTACTCGCCGGCGGTCCCGGCGTCGGACCGGCGGTCGGCATCGGCGAACGTGCCCTCGACCACGGCAACGGTGCTGCTATCATCTATCAGGACCGCGATCCCATCCATCGCGACCGCCTCGACGATCTGTCCGAATCGGGTGGTTTCGTCCGTATCGTCGGGGAGGATGCCGATCTGAGCGAGTCTGTCGTGGCCGCACTTGACGCGGTCGATGACGACGCGCAGGTGTTCGTCTACGGCTTCGCGGACTTCCTGGACGGTGCGATGGACGCCCTCGAAGTGGCCGGCGGCGATCCCGAAACGGCAAAGGTCGAGAACTTCGGTTGAAAGCCCTCGCGGCGGTCTGGCGACCGCCGCTCGCCCTTTTCATGTCCGCCAGGGCCGCCTTGCGGTGCCGCGCCGATCGGCGCGGCATCCGCCTGGGTTACGCCGACGCTTTTCGCAGTCGCGGCCGCCGTGGCCGCGACAAACCGTCCTGTGGCCGCCCCGCTACTGCGGCCGCGCCCCGTTCCTCCCCAGGCGCGCGGCTGAAACCGCGCGCTGGCGTCCTGACTGTCTTGCATACGGTCTCAGTCGGTTCTTTGGTGAACTCTGGAGTTGCTATCAGAACCATTCACGGGCCTTCAGGCGAGCCGTCAACTGTATGCTCTTGCGAAGTCCGCGGCGGACGACCCCGCCTGAATTCGGCACACCCTCTCCATCCTCATACTCCAGTCCGCGGACGACCGTGACGGGGATCTGTTCGTCCGCCTGTCCGAACAGCAATGCTGACCCGGCAGTAAGTTCGTCTGCGATGAGGTCAACGCCGCCGACCTTCGGCGCACCATATAGATCTGTCTGTCCAAAGTTGCTATCGATCGCTTCGATCCCTGCACAGCCGATCGCCAGATCCATCGAACCCGGGCCGGCAATTTCCGAGTCAGCCAGGACGACGGCCACGTCTGCGTCTGTCTGTGCTTCGATCCCTTCGCGGAGGCGACGGGCACTCTCGTCGGGATCGTCCGGCAGCAGCGTCATCATCCCGTCCGGACTGTTTGACCAATCGACACCCGCGTTCGTACAGAGTCGACCGTTACGCTCGGTCACGAGCATCGCTGGAACGTCAGCAAGTGCTTCCTGCGCCGCTTCAGGGTCGACAGCGTGTTCCAACAGCACGTCTTCGCCGATCTCTGCGATCGGGACCGCACCGATGACCTCGCTTTCATCGTAGATGACGGCCACTTCCCGTGGATCAATGCCGGTGACATCGGCCACTCGGTGGTCGCGGTCAGTAACTTCGACCTCATCAGCTTCGACAAGTCGATTCTCGGCGAACGATACGACCTTCGCGGTAACGACGACGATGTCACCGTCTGCCAGGGGATACTCTTCAGCCGTCGTTTCGACGATACGGCCGACGAGATCGTCGTTTGGCTGGACCCGCCCAATATCAAGCCCGTGGAATGTTAGTTCTGACATCATTTAAATATCGGAAATAGCACCCTTCAACGCTGGGAAGATTGCATATCGATGAGAATAGACGAGATCTTTCGAGATACGTTCGCTCAGTCAGCCGATTATATTGAGAGAATACTAACTATATCTCGTCATCGCTCGAGTGGAGCTCGTGTATCAGTCGGAATGGGCGTCCCGGCTGGCTCTGTATCAGCGACATCAGTGTCCGCGGGGACGACCCAGACGCGCTCGTTTCCGAATGTTTTGCTTTCGATAGCTCCGTCCCGTTCCAGATCACGTAACTTCTCGGCCACCGTCTCGTAGGAGTCCGAGACGACATCCGCAACATCTTGCGTTGTCGTCATCCCCCCAGCATCAGTCATCTCCCCTTCTTTCACCGCCTTGAGAAGTGTTTGTGGGTCTGTTGTCATTATACAATGTGGTATGAGTTGACAAGGAATAACTCTGCTGGTCACGTAATTGACCGGTTCAGGCTCCATACGTAGCTATTCTGTCTAGGTCGGTCCGTCTACACGGCCGCCGCTCAGCCGGTCCGAAACGCTTAGCCGTGCCCGCGGCGGATCGACTGGTATGGTACACAGCGACTGGGGAGACTGGCTCCCGCGTGCGATTGAGGACGCTGATCCCGACGGCGTCGCGATCTGGTATCTCGGCTGCAACGGCTTCGCTCTCAAGGCCGACGACGGGACGACGCTGTTCGTCGATCCCTATCTCGGCACTGGTGATCCGCCCCGAACAGTCCGGATGATTCCGGTACCGTTCGATCCCGAGGACGTCGGTCCCGTCGACGCGGTACTGGCCACTCACGAACACAGTGACCACGTCCACGGCGAGTCGACCGCGCCACTCCTCGCCGATTCGGACGCATCCTTCTACGCACCGGACGACAGCCTCGCGGTCGCACGCGAGGCGGGCTGGGACGATCGGTGGGATCTCGATACCGATCAGTACGTCGAGGTCGAGGACGGCGATACCTTCGAACTCGGATCGCTGACGGTCAACGTCGAGCCCGCGAACGACCCGGACGCGACCCACCCTGTCGCCTACGTTTTCGAACACGACGCCGGAACGTTCGTCCACGGCGGCGACGCCCGTCCCGGGGCCTTCGAGTCCGTCGGCGAGACCTACGACATCGATGTGGGGGCACTGGCGTTCGGCAGCGCCGGGATGATTCAGGACAAACAGACTCGCGAACCCAAATACACCAAGTGGTACAACGACGAAAACGAGATTATTGAGGCCGCGACCGAGCTCCAACTTGAGACGCTCGTGCCGACTCACTGGGATATGTGGAAAGGATTGAATGCCGATCCAGCCGTTCTGCATCACCATGCTCGGAGTTTCGAGTATCCCGAGCAGGTCAACGTCATCGAGATCGGCGATCGATTCGACCTGTAGGGCTGGGGCGGGGCGGTCTTTTTCCCCACGTTTTTGCGCGAGTGACCGGCGGGAACGAGCGGAAAAAGTGGTCTCGGAAGGGATTGAATGCCGATCCAGCCGTTCTGCATCACCACGCCCAGAGCTTCGAGTACCCCAACCAGGTCAACGTCGTCGAGATCGGCGACCGGTTTAATTTGTAGTAGCGTGTCATAGAGACGTTCTTGACCTCTCTCCTGTCGGGTAGTACGAGTGAACTGATTGCTCACCTTCCCGGTCATATTCCATAGCTATATTATCCTTCCCGTGTCATTTTCTGACAGATGTACCGGGCGCTGATGCCGATTGATGGGAGTGAGTCACGCGGGGAGGCACAGGCCGAGGCAGTCATTGGGCTCCCGAATGCAACAGAGAGCGTCACCGTAACACTGCTGTACGTGTTTGACGACGCAGACCAGATGGAGACGACTGCTCCCGACGAACTCGACGGTGGACGGGTAGCAGCGACCCGATTACAGGACGCAGGCATCGCCGTTGAGCAATCCTCCCGTGTGGGCGATCCGGCGACGGAAATCCTTGCTGCAGCCGACGAGCTCGACGCCGATCAAATCGTTCTGGGCGGCCGAAAGAGATCACCGGTCGGCGCGATTCTCTTCGGTAGCGTCAGCCAATCCGTGATCGTTGACGCTGATCGACCGGTCACCATCACGGGCGACGCAACGTCACACTCTGCGTAACGCACCCGGCGAGAAGGGCGGTCTTATCGAATCTGATCAATGTGTGCTATAGCCACAACTTATATACTCGCACTACATATAATATTAGTGATGGATAAAGCACGTCACACAAATACCAAAACGCTAGATCGCACCGACAGTATCCCACTGGCGACGCGTCGGGCGGTCCTCGCAGCGGGTGGCGCTGTCAGTCTCGGGAGTCTCGCTGGCTGTACTGCGCTCGATGGGCTCCTCGACCGAGCCAGTGAGGAAGCGGTTGGGACCAAGATGGCGTCGCCAGCCGGCTTCTACGCCGGTGGCGAGATCGACGGCGTGACGGCGTACAGGAGCGGACCGGTCGACGTCCGGTTCGTCCCACCGAGCCTGCGGGCCGAGGACCGACGCATCGACGTCGACGGCTGGAGCACGACCACGACCACGAAGGCCCAGGATTACAACTCCTCGCGCTCGAACAAGCCGAGTTCGATCTGGGTCCCTGACCCCCGCGACGAGGACTCCGACGACGACGGTATCGGGACGCTCGCGGGGGTGCTGGATACCGAACGGGCGCTGTTGGTCTACGCGGACGCCGCCATCGAAGCCATCGACGGCCGGTCGGGCGACGACGCGACGGCCGCGCTCGAGGCGTTCAGCAAGGCGACGACGACGGTGCGGGGCGCGCTCGAAGACTGCCCCTCCGAGACCTGCAAGACCGTTTACGAACACGCGGACGGACGGAAGGACCTCGCCCAAGACGCAAGCGACGCCGTGGGCGCAGGCGAGTGGGACAGCGCGCGACGGTCCATGCAACAGGCTCGCCGGATCGTCCAGGGCGACATCGAGCGAATCCGCGGCGATCTCGACAGCGACGGCGACGGACTCCTCGACGGCACGGAGCCCCTCTACAACTACCTCGACGGGGAGCCGACGATCGGCGAGCACTTCGTCGTCAGTCTCCCGGACGCCAGCGTGCGGGGCGGCGGTCCGGCACTGGCCGAGGAACTCACGCCCGAGCGCGTCCTCGCATACTTCTTCGGCGAACGGGACGCCGATAGCTGTGGCGAGAGCGACCGGACCGTCGCGGTCCACCGGGATCTATCCTGCCGGGACCTCCTCACGTCGACGCTCGAACTCGACGACGGCTTCGACCTCGGCCGGCCCGACGACATCGACAAGAAGGATATCCGTCGCGGCGTCGCCGCCTTCGGAACCTCGGGCGGCGTCGTCGTCACCGGGGCATCGCCGGCGGCGGTCGCCGAGCCGATGGCGCGGGTCTCGGGCCGATTGCCTGGGGAGAGCGATTGTTGCTTCGACTATAATAATTCCTGGGGCGAGGAGACCACCTCCGGGGAGGCCGCCGTGTCCGAGACGTTCGTCATCCCTGTGGCGGCGACGCCGGCGGACAGTCCGCTCGCGATGCCCGCGCTATTCTTCGTGCGTCGGATCCGCCACGAGGACCAGCTGCTGTTTGTCGGCGGCTGGCAGATCGACGACGGCGCGCTCTACGAGAACAGCGCGACGCTGTTGACCGCCGACGGTCCGAACGTCGTCGCGGGGGTCACGCGTTCGGACATCGAGGACGGCGGTATCGACCTCGAGAAGATAGTAAGCGACGACAGAGTCGTTCGGAAAAAACCCGGGCGGACGAAATACTCGAACATCACGCTACAGAGCCAGTACGACCCGGACGCCGAGTACTTGCCCGCGGGTGCCCACTCAGTGTGCAGGGACGACGGCGACCTGTACTGCTGGGGAGTCCAGTCCCACGAATCACTCGCACGGCACGACACTCGCGACTGTGACGACGACGACGCCGATGTCCGCCCATCGGCCGTCACAACGGCGCTCGATGCACCGGTACTGCACCTCGTCGGGGCTGGCAAGGCATCGAACGACGTGAAGTTCAAGGCGGGGGCGGAGCTGTCGAAATCAGTCAACTGAGAGCATTGACGGCCGCCCGGGTGAACTTTAGACGGGTGTTTCCCTCGTGACTGGCCCGATCGACAATAGAACGGAGGTCGCGTCCGGTCAGGTCAACTCGACGCCGTCGATATCGAAGTGTCGTTTCGCCAGCGTTCGCGCGGCATCGATGTTGCGGCCGTCCTTGCCGATCGCGACGCCGGTGTCTTCCTGATCGACTTCGACGTAGGCGACGGTGTCGTCGTTCTCGCTGATCGTGACGTTGTACACCGCGGCGGGAGCGAGTGCGCTGGCGATGACGTCCTCGGCTGCGGGACCGTCCTCGACGAACTTGATCGACCGGTCGAGTTGCGATTCGAGTTCACGGACAGTTTCGCCGCCAGGGCCGATCGCCCGTGCCATCTCGCCGGCTTTCACCAGCACGAGCAGCCGATCGAACGTCTCGTCGATCACGCAATCGCGGACGGTCGCACCGGTCTCGTCCTCGATAATCGGGATGAGCTGGCGCGCTTCGTCGCTGAGCGTGATCGTCATATCAGTCTGCGGAGCCGCCCTTGCCGGGGTTCATCCGCAGGTCCACGTCGCCGGTACCGAGCTTGATCGGCTTGCCGACGATGACGTTCTCAGTGACACCGTCGAGTCCGTCGACCTCGCCGTGGATCGCGGCGTCGAGCAGGTGCGAGACGGTGACTTCGAAGGCCGCTCGCGCCAGGACGCTGTCCTTGTTGCCGGAGATGCCGTGGCGACCGATCGACTCGATCTCGCCATCGTTGGTCATGATGTCCGCGACCAACATCAGGTGACGGACGTTGACGTCGTCAAGCCCCTGTTCCGCGAGGGTGTCCATCGTCTCGTTGATAATCGCCTCGCGGGCGGCCTCGACGCCCAGCTGGCGATAGATCTCGTGGATGTTGTTACACGTCGTCCGGGAGGCGTCGACGCCCTCGATGTCCAGGACGTCGCCGAGGGCTGATCCCTCGGTGTACAGGACGAACTCCTCGCCCTCTTCCGTGTCCTCCTTGCGGATGACGACGCGGGAGACGTCCTCGATCCCCTTGAAGACGATCTCACGCAGGTCCTCGACCAGCTGCAGCAGGTCCCGGTAGGACGGCTCCTCGGGACCGAACTCGATGGCTGTGCCGGACTGGCGAGTCTGGACGCCCAGCGCGCCCTCGATAGTCGAGGCGATCTCCTCGGCGACGACCTCGACGTCGTCGACCGTTGGCCACCGTTCAGCCAGTGTGTCGGGATTGAGGTCGATCTGGACGAGCATGTCCGCGACGTTCGTCGAGATGTCCCCCAGTGCGAGGATCTTTGTCGCCTCGATCTTCCAGACGACCTCGTGGGCACGCTCGCGCTCGGTCGCGTACTCGTCCTCGAGGTGGACCGTCATCATCGGGGTGTCCGGGGTCTTCCGGGCGTCCACCAGTTCGATGAGTCGCGGCAGCCCCTGGGTCACGTCGATCTCGGCGACCCCCGCGTAGTGGAACGTGTTCATGGTGTTGTGGGTCACGACGCCCTGTGCCGTGGTGAACGTCTCCAGTCCGGTCACCGAGAAGTCGTAGACGTACTCGTGGTTGGGTTCGATCGTCTCGATCGATTCGATCCGTTCCCAGACGATATCGCCATCGACAGCCTGTTCAAGTGTGTCGAGTTCCGACGGATTCTCGTCAGTCCGCTCGTCGATCATCTCGACGAGCGAAGCAAGACGGTTGCGCCCGATCCGCTGGCGCTTGTGGGCACTGTTGATCTGACGCGAGGGAATTCCAGCTTCCTTGGCAGCGGTTTTCAGCGACTCGCCGAAGTTCGGAATCTGGTCACTCGCGTCCGGTCCGTCGACATCGACTTCAGTGGCCAGCGCAGCCAGTTCGCTGCCACGCTCGCCGACCATCCCAACTCGATCCGCGAATGCCGGGACGAACTTCTTCGGGACGCGAAGCGTCTTGGAATCGTCCTGCTGCCCGAAGGTCGCGTAGATGTCGAATCGTGACAGGAGCAGGGAAACACCATCGACCAGTTCGTCGCTTGTCGAACTGGCCCGAACGGCGTTTTTGCTGACGTTCCCGTCGCCGCTGAAGTAGCCTGAGAGCAGGCCACGGACAAACTCAGTCGTCGCACCGAACGCGAAGTCCGGAACGACCTTCGAACCGTCCTCAGTACAGGTGGCTCGCAGGAAGTCCACCAGAACGGTGCCGTTGACGCGGATGTCATAGCCAGTCGCGAATCCGCTGTCGTTCTCGTACTCGTTCACCGAGAGGTCGAAGCGCCCAGCGAACGCGCGAACGCGATTCTGGAACGTCTCTTCGACGTTCGAAATCGAGACGTAGTGATCTGTCAGGCTCCCTTCAGCGAGGAACGCGCCGAGGAAGAATCCGGTCTCCTCGTCGAGCGGGAACCGTTCGGGTAGCCCTACAGTTCCCTGTACCGGGTAGACGGCGTGTTCGTCGAGGTCGCCAGCTTCGAGCGCCTGGCGTTTGTTCCGGATCTGATCTTCACCACCCGGCAGTGTGGCTGTCCCGCCATCGGTCAGCGCCGACGTGTACCAGTAGTCGCTCGTCGGGAGGTGCTCGCGAAGGTCGACAGTTTCCTGCTGGTCGCTGTCAAACGACCGGACGACTGGCAGCCAGTCGCCCTCGTCGAGGTCATCGCCCGCGACGGGTACGACCTCGTTGTCCTGTCGAGTCACGAACGAGTGTGCTCTCGTCGCTCGGATCGACCGCCCCGATTCAAGCTCGAACCGGAGCAGTTCGTCCGGTGCTTCGTGGCGACTCACCTGTTCGAGCGGTTTCCATTCGGTACGCTCGTCTGCACGCAACGAGAGCACTTCCATGCCCTCTGGGCCGGACGTAACTTCGTGACCGTCGACGTCGGCGGTCTCACGTACGTCCATGAGGCCATCGATCAGCGAGCCGATCTCGGTGACGTCAGTCTCGCCGTCGCGCCGGACGAGAACGTCCTCATCGTAGGG comes from the Halapricum desulfuricans genome and includes:
- a CDS encoding FAD-dependent oxidoreductase encodes the protein MDTTDLTIAALESVGPDAIAITFDTPAGFSAYPGQFVKLTLDTDDGEQSRFYTISSPDVADTFEITVGIDPEGEVAPLLADLEPGDAVSVAGPFGDAYYQGNTDAVVLAGGPGVGPAVGIGERALDHGNGAAIIYQDRDPIHRDRLDDLSESGGFVRIVGEDADLSESVVAALDAVDDDAQVFVYGFADFLDGAMDALEVAGGDPETAKVENFG
- a CDS encoding coenzyme F420-0:L-glutamate ligase — its product is MSELTFHGLDIGRVQPNDDLVGRIVETTAEEYPLADGDIVVVTAKVVSFAENRLVEADEVEVTDRDHRVADVTGIDPREVAVIYDESEVIGAVPIAEIGEDVLLEHAVDPEAAQEALADVPAMLVTERNGRLCTNAGVDWSNSPDGMMTLLPDDPDESARRLREGIEAQTDADVAVVLADSEIAGPGSMDLAIGCAGIEAIDSNFGQTDLYGAPKVGGVDLIADELTAGSALLFGQADEQIPVTVVRGLEYEDGEGVPNSGGVVRRGLRKSIQLTARLKAREWF
- a CDS encoding helix-turn-helix domain-containing protein is translated as MTTDPQTLLKAVKEGEMTDAGGMTTTQDVADVVSDSYETVAEKLRDLERDGAIESKTFGNERVWVVPADTDVADTEPAGTPIPTDTRAPLER
- a CDS encoding MBL fold metallo-hydrolase yields the protein MVHSDWGDWLPRAIEDADPDGVAIWYLGCNGFALKADDGTTLFVDPYLGTGDPPRTVRMIPVPFDPEDVGPVDAVLATHEHSDHVHGESTAPLLADSDASFYAPDDSLAVAREAGWDDRWDLDTDQYVEVEDGDTFELGSLTVNVEPANDPDATHPVAYVFEHDAGTFVHGGDARPGAFESVGETYDIDVGALAFGSAGMIQDKQTREPKYTKWYNDENEIIEAATELQLETLVPTHWDMWKGLNADPAVLHHHARSFEYPEQVNVIEIGDRFDL
- a CDS encoding universal stress protein; the protein is MYRALMPIDGSESRGEAQAEAVIGLPNATESVTVTLLYVFDDADQMETTAPDELDGGRVAATRLQDAGIAVEQSSRVGDPATEILAAADELDADQIVLGGRKRSPVGAILFGSVSQSVIVDADRPVTITGDATSHSA
- a CDS encoding NusA-like transcription termination signal-binding factor gives rise to the protein MTITLSDEARQLIPIIEDETGATVRDCVIDETFDRLLVLVKAGEMARAIGPGGETVRELESQLDRSIKFVEDGPAAEDVIASALAPAAVYNVTISENDDTVAYVEVDQEDTGVAIGKDGRNIDAARTLAKRHFDIDGVELT
- a CDS encoding DNA-directed RNA polymerase subunit A'', translating into MSETQYHATDRFEYVDEDVEVLVEDTDLPRRLKNELYETIDDRGGMDLDAVEEIASAVESRYVDTRVDPLDPVGTVSAQSIGEPGTQMSVPYDEDVLVRRDGETDVTEIGSLIDGLMDVRETADVDGHEVTSGPEGMEVLSLRADERTEWKPLEQVSRHEAPDELLRFELESGRSIRATRAHSFVTRQDNEVVPVAGDDLDEGDWLPVVRSFDSDQQETVDLREHLPTSDYWYTSALTDGGTATLPGGEDQIRNKRQALEAGDLDEHAVYPVQGTVGLPERFPLDEETGFFLGAFLAEGSLTDHYVSISNVEETFQNRVRAFAGRFDLSVNEYENDSGFATGYDIRVNGTVLVDFLRATCTEDGSKVVPDFAFGATTEFVRGLLSGYFSGDGNVSKNAVRASSTSDELVDGVSLLLSRFDIYATFGQQDDSKTLRVPKKFVPAFADRVGMVGERGSELAALATEVDVDGPDASDQIPNFGESLKTAAKEAGIPSRQINSAHKRQRIGRNRLASLVEMIDERTDENPSELDTLEQAVDGDIVWERIESIETIEPNHEYVYDFSVTGLETFTTAQGVVTHNTMNTFHYAGVAEIDVTQGLPRLIELVDARKTPDTPMMTVHLEDEYATERERAHEVVWKIEATKILALGDISTNVADMLVQIDLNPDTLAERWPTVDDVEVVAEEIASTIEGALGVQTRQSGTAIEFGPEEPSYRDLLQLVEDLREIVFKGIEDVSRVVIRKEDTEEGEEFVLYTEGSALGDVLDIEGVDASRTTCNNIHEIYRQLGVEAAREAIINETMDTLAEQGLDDVNVRHLMLVADIMTNDGEIESIGRHGISGNKDSVLARAAFEVTVSHLLDAAIHGEVDGLDGVTENVIVGKPIKLGTGDVDLRMNPGKGGSAD